Sequence from the Schistocerca americana isolate TAMUIC-IGC-003095 chromosome 11, iqSchAmer2.1, whole genome shotgun sequence genome:
TTTTACTTTACTCATTCCTTTCAGACAATGAGAAAGTTCTATttcaataaatgtcctctttcctgcATCAGTGTACTGTTTTACTTACTCTTTGAACTATTTTACAATTCTCCTTACTAGACATAGCTTATATGGTTTCTTTGGCAGTCTCTTATGTTGACTGCAATGTGGCCACTAGCAGAAATAGCCAAGGCTCTGCCTCGGCTAGTGGAACCCCATGGCagcgaatgtaacaatattagcggTTTAATTTCGAAATTGGTATTGATAATTGTTCTAGCTATTTCTTATACATCACTTTCTTATTGTGAAGATGCTAATACTTCATGAACAAAGGTTTGATTTCTTAGTATTGCATTTAATTTACCTTCCTGGAAAATTGCTTTCAAAACTGAAAAAATGGTTTAATATGAAATATGTTGGTAGTACAGCTTGCATTAGGATAATTAGGAACTTCATGAGTCAACACTACAGCTTTCTTTATCTACATTTCCCTTTTTGCATCTGTCATTAGACTTTTACCATTAATTTCCATTAAATGTTTGAGAGTGCATTTACTGTTGGTAAAGTTGCTGTTCAGCTCCATGAGGATATGCACATAAATCATAAAAATGATCTTGCTAAACAACTGATTTCTGATTCAATTAGCAGAAATATTACCTTTAAATTTGAAGCTTCATTTTCATGTTAAGTGCAGTAAGTGGACAAAGGACCTTATAACACTTCTCGCATTTGTTTCTCATTACCCTTAAAATAGACTTCTCAAAGCAGTTCAACAAAGCATTGTAaacatatgtataaataaaatctCAGAAGAACTATACAAATATCTACATCAATCCACCTCAATAGAATTTATGTCATTAGTAGAAGATTAATTATTTGTAACTACTCATACCATTGCTGAAAAAAAGGCTGAAATTTGTTTATCAGAGACAATTAAAATTTTCTCTCTTAAGCCTTTCATAAAATTTCAGGTTCGAGATAAATAGAAGTCTTACAGCAGGGAAAAAACGTTTATTTTATCAATATTTCATATGGCAGTGGAATGATGTGCTATAAGTAAATGACATCAATGAAGTAATTCAATGACTGGTATATTTCTTTACTGTATGTTGCACAACAAATAAAGATATTGTTGGCCAAGATGTTAGTGGAAATTAAAGGGAACTTGGAAGAAAGGAATAAAGCAaataattttaaataccatttattttCTGTACATCATGAAAATCACGAACTTACGCAATTTCACTTTCACTCGAGTTCTGCATTTGTATCTGTAGATCTTTCAGTTTTGCTTCTGTTGTTACATTAACAAGATCTCTTATTAACTGCATTTTGATTTCACTGCTCTTGATTTCCTTTGCAAGGTTACCAATGAATATCATGCAGCTATCCATAGTGAGCTCTGCCGAGGGTTGTTGGCGGTCTTGGGTGGCACACATTTTATTAGCTATTACCTCAATAGCACTCATGTACCCGTCACCAGGCCTCTTTCTTCTTCCATCCTTGCTTTGAGTGGCAtgggtaggtggtggtggtggtggtggtggaggtgacgTTGCTGCTGCTTCTTCACATTGTTCCCCAATGCATACATCGTTCAGCACATCCACATCAAGACTATAACAGCCTTCGATGTTTTGATGTGGTGATGGTTGTATATCCACACTTTGAGAAGAGAGACTGCATGTCTGTAAATTGCAAAACGTTCTGAAATTTATTCCAGtactgtaaaaaaatggttcaaatggctctgagcactatgggactcaactgctgtggttatcagtcccctagaacttagaactacttaaacctaactaacctaaggacatcacacacatccatgcccgaggcaggattcgaacctgcgaccgtagcagtcgcacggctccggactgcgcgcctagaaccgcgagaccaccgcggccggctccagtaCTGTAACTGAATGAAATGCATAACATACCAATGAACAGTTGAGCATACTGAAGTTTTGTAAATAGTGTAAGACAGTTACTACATAAGGGGTAACTTCtatttaaattacattttgttattataaaagtgggggggggggggtgttctttgCCCCAATTTCAGGGAAACTGAGGCAACTTGTTCCCTCTGACAAATTTGATCAAAATAGCTCCACAATATTTTCATTGCTGTCTTTCATACCTGAAGCAACTTGGGATGAACTTAACACATTGAAAGGAATACTGCTTAAGAGATTAGTGTTATTACAGTGGGTATGAATGCAAACAAAAGCCAAGAGCACACCAATATGCAAATTACAATGCACACAAAATCTGAAAGAATTCCAGTAATCCATAACAAATGGAACATTTGCTAAAAATGTCACAAAATGCTTGTGAATCAGTAAAAGGTACTAGTAAACAACCTGATAGAAGGAAGAAACCAGGCAGTGCTTGATTATTCTAGTGATGAAGACCTATCATAAGAACAAATTGCAGATGAGGAAATTCAGATGAAGACTGGGAatcatacagaagaaataaaaccatATCAAAGCCACAGAGAAAACTGACACCTATCCACAAGCAAATTAGGCCTAATCCACACTAGGGCTACTTTGCTCCAGTTTTtaaaaggttaaaaaatttaaaaaaataatcccTTCAGGGTTTACTATGGTTCTTAAATAGCTTCGAACAGAATAACCTCattttcaaaagtaattttacaaAACTACTACCCACTACATGATTTTGTATGAATAACTACGACAGTGGAGCACAGTATTCTAATTGCATTTGTAATGTGTCTAAGACCCATGAAATTCAGTTTTTGTCTTAAGTAAATAGGTAActtacctcttcactttcattgtACTCAGTCATGGAATGTTGAGTCAGGCCTATGGCTGTGCTCTTTCGTGGCAAGCAATGATCCGCCAAAAACATTAACTTCTCGTAATACCATAAAGATGGTTTGTATATCTGAAAAATTGTAAGTTCATATTAACATAGTAAAATGTACGTGGGAAAGCAACATTGTAATCCATTACCATTCAAGATTATGTGCTTTCAAAAATCGGGTAAATATTCAGTGTGATATTTCTATGAAATAGTCTTAAATGTGTCCGATGTTTGCAAGTAGTAGGTTtctacattcaacacaaaattcatagttttgtacttacgtcgttcaTCCCAGCGCCACTGCTTTTCGTTGATTTTACTTTGGCGTGCTCCACTTTAAATTGAGTTCGTAGATTGTGCACTTTGCTGTAGCACTCCTTGCTCGTCGTGTATGGTCAaacaagacacacggcacttgcaactctttcgagtgcttctgcacgcaagtgtttattgtaataatttgcgcttttcacgacgtacagacactgttcttccctataagcACATATCAAAGTTTCAGTCGCTTCCtcggaccactgcggtgccattatttaataattataataacttcctaccgcacctcacaacagcagaaaagcaacTACGAACAAAGGCTTCCAGCtcaagctttccgcgtctgacgtcacaaacgaaacgtatcatgattggccaacgcaggtaacatgcagggaaccttgcaagaaaaatagcaccggacccaTCCAGTAATCTGTAAGAAGCTGGTATGTAGccataaacacaaagaaaattaatattaTATCTCCGACCATAAGACACACATATCACTGATTGTTCCAAACATAAAAATTAATCCATCAGCCGTAATATGTAAATTCAAAGTATCTCACCAGTAAACCAGCACAAATTCTTCCAAATGCAGCctgaaacattcaattcatgtcaaCCAATTCACTAACCAACATCCAACTCAAGAGAGGGCCACCAAATGCTACAGCACACCATCTACAAACACAAACAGAgacaaaaacatcaaatctcaccatgacatcacacaccacatcACGCTTACGTCACGGGCCTAAGCAGATGGGTGTAGCATCAGACCCGACCGAGTGCGAATAACCTTACGTTATCCCCACATAGCAAATGGTGACAATGAGTGCCAATTGGCAAGAAAACGGGAACAAATTATCTAGCATGAAGCTTAAATGCTGTTGGAACTTTTGTTCAGAGTGTGAGTCTTTTGGTACAATCCAAGAATATCAGTACTGGCTGCTTTGCACTTGgaaatctttctcactgtactggcccacaaacaggactcacagcataattttattcaatctgtcctaCAGCATTTTCTCTTTATGTGCCACAGCTAGGATATAAAATTGTACATTCtaacactgaaattgttatacttacaccctaaaccatttactcccTGATCGTAATTGTGATTAATAATAAGGGGTGCGTTTAGTACACACTGATTTGATTTGCGAATTTTCATAATGTCAGTCGAGACATTCGCATGAAGACATACCTGCTATTTCTTCAGCATCTTGATTTGCAAATGCAAATTTCCCACTGTATCTTCAGTTCTGCCGCATGTCTCCTTCTGCTGTTGGCGAGTTTCATCATTAAATACTTTGTAAATGAAGTTCAAGAACTCGCTTCACAAGTCAGAATGTTTAAATGAGAGTTAACTTTCAAGAAGCCTTGCACACTCTTTAAAGCAGTACTATAcagttaatctacagttcatgaccaataaattgtggtcagtgtccacatctgcccctggaaatgtcttacaatttaagacctggttcctaaatctctgtattaccattatataatctatctgataccttttagtatctccaggattcttccaggtatacaaccttctttcatgattcttgaaccaagaggtaaaaagacgaggcccatgaaccatggaccttgtcgttggtggggaggcttgcgtgcctcagtgatacagatggccgtaccgtaggtgcaaccacaacggaggggtatctgttgagaggccagacaaacgtgtggttcctgaagaggggcagcagccttttcagtagttgcaggggcaacagtctggatgattgactgatctggccttgtaacattaaccaaaacgaccttgctgtgctggtactgcgaacggctgaaagcgaggggaaactacagctgtatttcttcccgaggacatgcagctttactgtatgattaaatgatgatggcgtcctcttgggtaaaatattccggaggtaaaatagtcccccattcggatctccaggcggggactactcaagaggacgtcgttatcaggagaaagaaaactggcgttctacggatcggagcatggaatgtcagatcccttaatcgggcaggtaggttagaaaatttaaaaagggaaatggataggttaaagttagatatagtgggaattagtgaagttcggtggcaggaggaacaagacttttggtctggtgattacagggttataaatacaaaatcaaatatcggtaatgcaggagtaggtttaataatgaataaaaaaataggagtgcgggttagctactacaaacagcatagtgaacgcattattgtggccaagatagacacaaagcccatgcctactacagtagtacaggtttatataccaactagctctgcagatgatgaagaaatagatgaaatgtatgacgagataaaataaattattcaggtagtgaagggagacgaaaatttaatagtcatgggtgactgaaattcgtcggtaggaaaagggagagaaggaaacatagtaggtcaatatggattgggggtaagaaatgaaagaggaagccgccttgtagaattttgcacagagcataatttaatcatagctaacacttggttcaagaatcataaaagaaggttgtatacatggaagaatcccggagatactaaaaggtatcggatagattatataatggtaagacagagatttaggaaccaggtcttaaattgtaagacatttccaggggcagatgtggactctgaccacaatttattggtcatgaactgtagattaaaactgaagaaactgcaaaaaggtgggaatttaaggagatgggacctaaataaactgactaaaccagaggttgtacagagtttcagggagagcataagggaacaaatggcaggaatgggggaaagaaatacagtagaagaagaatgggtagctctgagggatgaagtagtgaaggcagcagacgatcaagcaggtaaaaagacgagggctaatagaaatccttgggtaacagatgaaatattgaatttaattgataaaaggagaaaatataaaaattcagtaaatgaagcaggcaaaaaggaatacaaacgtctcaaaaatgagatcgacaggaagtgcaaaatggctaagcagggatggctagaggacaaatttaaggatgtagaggcttgtctcactaggggtaagatagatactgcctacaggaaaattaaagagacctttggagagaagagaaccacttgtatgaatatcaagagctcagatggcaacccagttctaagcaaagaagggaaggcagaaaggtggaaggagtatatagagggtttatacaagggcgatgtacttgaggacaatattatggaaatggaagaggatgtagatgaagatgaaatgggagataagatactgcgtgaagagtttgacagagcactgaaagacctgagtcgaaacaaggccccgggagtagacaacattccattagaactactgatggccttgggagagccagtcatgacaaaactctaccatctggtgagcaagatgtatgagacaggcgaaataccctcagacttcaagaagaatataataattccaatcccaaagaaagcatgtgttgacagatgtgaaaattaccgaactatcagtttaataagtcacagctgcaaaatactaacgcgaattctttacagacaaatggaaaaactggtagaagcggacctcggggaagatcagtttggattccgtagaaatgtttgaacacgtgacgCCATACttaccctacgagttatcttagaagacagattaagaaaaggcaaacctacgtttctagcatttgtagacttagagaaagtttttgacaatgttaactataatattctctttcaaattctgaaggtggcaggggtaaaatacagggagtgaaaggctatttacaatttgtacagaaaccagatggcagttataagagttgaggggtatgaaagggaagcagtggttgggaaaggagtgagacagggttgtagcctctccccgatgttattcaatctgtatattgagcaagcagtaaaggaaacaaaagaaaaattcggagtaggtattaaaattcatggagaagaagtaaaaactttgaggttcgccgatgacattgtaattctgtcagagacagcaaaggacttggaagaccagttgaacggaatggacagtgtcttgaaaggagggtataagatgaacatcaacaaaagcaaaacgaggaaaatggaatgtagtcaaattaaatcgggtgatgctgagggaattagattaggaaatgagacacttaaagcagtaaacgagttttgctatttggggagtaaaataactgatgatggtcgaagtaaagaggatataaaatgtagaccggcaatggcaaggaaattgtttctgaagaagagaaatttgttaacatcgagtatagatgtaagtgtcaggaagtcgtttctgaaagtatttgtatggagtgtagccatgtatggaagtgaaacatggacgataactagtttggacaagaagagaatagaagctttcgaaatgcggtgctacagaagaatgctgaagataaggtgggtagatcacgtaactaatgaggaggtattgaataggattggggagaagagaagtttgtggcacaacttgactagaagaagggatcggttggtaggacatgttttgaggcatcaagggatcacaaatttagcattggagggcagtgtggagggtaaaaatcgtagagggagaccaagagatgaatacactaagcagattattttttgggataattcttctgattcaaaaagggtatttttggctcaaaaacgggctgttcgagctatgtatggtgtaagttctaaAACCTCTTGTCCACCCCTTTCAATAGTcttggaattttgacattgccctcacagtatgtattttctttaatgtcgtttgttgttagcaatattagcttattcccaagagttagcagctttcactcagttaatactaggcagaaatcaaatctgcatgtggaatgcacttccttgactcttgtgcagaaaggagtgcagtattctgctgcatccatttttaataagctaccacaagaactcaaaaatcttagcagtagcccaaacacttttaagtctaaactgaagagtttcctcatggcccactcctattctgtcgaggagctcctggaagagctaaaaaattaagcaaattccagtgttacattcttgattttcttcatttaaactaacgacttgtcgcctgaatatgtttcttatatttcatttcatctgtttctacaatcgtgttataatttcatgtattgattcgttccatgaccctggagacttctcctaaatgtggtcccacggaacaataaataaaataaggatgtaggttgcagtaggtactgggagatgaagaagcttgcacaggatagagtagcatggagagctgcatcaaaccagtctcaggactaaagaccacaacaacaacaacatttaaacgatttgactgtgtcaagcaggacgctattAATTCCGTTTCCGAGTATTACGTGTTTCTTCTTCCTATTCATCGCCTACTCTAATGCTCAGGGTACGCTAGTATTTTGCTTTGTGCTCACTTTAacatagacttttttttttaattcttactgTGTAGTACTGTTATGTAGCAATACCCGTCAGGTTGATGTCTATGCAACGCTACAAAAATCTAGTAAGAAGGAATACGAAATTCTAGCAATAATTGAAAATGTAATAAAGCAGTTGCCTATGTATACCAAAACTAAGGATAATAAGTTATTTATGACAGTTTGGGGGGAGGGGGCTAGACCTCGGCGTATGGAGTACTTTTAGTATCTTCGAATATAAATGGcgtcttgtaagtagccataaagggTTCCACTCACTGTCCTGTAAATAAACCTGCACAATAATGCCTTTTAAATGATCTTCATGAAAGAAATGCACGCGACTACGTTATATTTCCCCGAATATGGATCTCCTTCTGTAGGTATCAACGTAAAGTCATGTGAGGAgctaaaatgacaaaaaaaatcggTGTGCTGCTAGTCCGTAGTTTAACAAAGAATAGCATTCTGTAAATTTCACCTCAGCTCTGCGCTAGAGCGTGGGACCGCCAGCGACTGCTCGAACGAACCTAACCGTACGCCGCCAATCCAACAAGTTTTCAGCCAATCACGAACTGTAGATGGCGGTAAAAGATGGGAGACCTTGTTTTCGCCCGAACGAACTAGCCCAGTTCTGAGGCAGCGTGTTGAGCTGACATCTGTTGGCAACACCGAGCAACACTACAGTACTCAAGCGATGCGTATTTTACTTCGCATTGGCAAGTTTAGCACGAAAACGTTGGAAGTAAGACACATCTTTGCAggtatatcaatttcttatttacaGTTTGCTAACAAAATAGGAATAAGTGCcaacatcttttcattatttgtgaaGGGTATACTTCACGCCCACAAAGTTTCTTGGTAAGGCGTTCTTTAGATATGATAACTTGGAACAATGTGTCGTGATTAGTGTTTGCTTATTTAGAACGTGGAATCAATTTTTGGGGGGCTCGGATAATATTAT
This genomic interval carries:
- the LOC124553566 gene encoding uncharacterized protein LOC124553566, with product MNDIYKPSLWYYEKLMFLADHCLPRKSTAIGLTQHSMTEYNESEETCSLSSQSVDIQPSPHQNIEGCYSLDVDVLNDVCIGEQCEEAAATSPPPPPPPPPTHATQSKDGRRKRPGDGYMSAIEVIANKMCATQDRQQPSAELTMDSCMIFIGNLAKEIKSSEIKMQLIRDLVNVTTEAKLKDLQIQMQNSSESEIA